The following coding sequences lie in one Rutidosis leptorrhynchoides isolate AG116_Rl617_1_P2 chromosome 4, CSIRO_AGI_Rlap_v1, whole genome shotgun sequence genomic window:
- the LOC139844405 gene encoding uncharacterized protein encodes MELGAATVQVEELTSGASNRIIPVFKNLHRSIFTSTSINRLLIFIQSIFLWFIFHLRRFQRHHNHHRQTPPSSPSKRKFSFRRREIEIENDVVRRRALAEEIQMLTSPSSIGDTDYDDSRSEHCRAATWMFYGTGRNALFCRSWIPAVDEIRGILIIIHGLNEHSGRYAAFARQLNSYNFAVYAMDWIGHGGSDGLHGYVPSLDHVVADTGSFLEKIKSDHPGTPCFLYGHSTGGAVVLKAASYRYIEELVEGIILTSPALRVKPSHPIVGAVAPLFSLVAPKYQFKGANKRGIPVSRDPAALIAKYTDPLVYTGPMRIRTGHEILRISSHLMRNFKSVTVPFFVLHGSADKVTDPLASQDLYNEAASKYKHIKLYEGFLHDLLFEPEREEIGQDIINWMEMKLSGYHY; translated from the exons ATGGAATTAGGAGCAGCAACGGTACAGGTAGAAGAATTAACCTCCGGCGCAAGCAACCGTATAATTCCTGTTTTCAAAAACCTTCACCGATCAATTTTCACCTCCACCTCAATTAACCGCCTCTTAATTTTCATTCAATCTATTTTCCTCTGGTTCATTTTTCATCTCCGCCGCTTTCAACGTCACCATAACCACCACCGTCAGACGCCGCCGTCGTCTCCTTCGAAACGGAAGTTTTCTTTCCGGCGACGAGAAATTGAAATTGAAAACGATGTCGTCCGACGAAGAGCTCTTGCCGAAGAAATTCAGATGCTGACGTCACCGTCATCGATCGGTGATACTGATTATGATGATTCGAGGAGTGAACATTGCCGTGCTGCCACGTGGATGTTTTACGGTACCGGACGTAATGCCTTGTTTTGCCGGTCGTGGATTCCGGCTGTTGATGAAATTAG GGGTATTTTGATCATCATACATGGGTTAAACGAGCACAG TGGGAGATATGCTGCTTTTGCAAGGCAACTCAATTCTTATAACTTTGCGGTATATGCAATGGACTGGATAG GTCATGGAGGTAGTGATGGATTGCATGGATATGTACCTTCACTAGATCATGTTGTGGCCGATACT GGGTCTTTCTTGGAGAAAATAAAGTCGGATCACCCGGGGACCCCGTGCTTTCTATATGGGCACTCGACAGGTGGTGCCGTGGTTTTAAAG gcTGCTAGTTATCGTTACATTGAAGAACTTGTGGAAGGAATTATTCTTACTTCACCTGCTTTGCGTGTTAAACCATCGCATCCCATAGTTGGG GCTGTAGCTCCCTTATTTTCACTTGTTGCTCCAAAATACCAATTCAAAGGTGCCAACAAAAGGGGTATTCCAGTCTCAAGAGACCCGGCTGCCCTCATAGCCAAATACACCGACCCGTTAGTATACACTGGGCCCATGAGAATCCGAACGGGCCATGAAATTCTTCGTATCTCCTCACATTTGATGCGTAACTTCAAGTCTGTGACTGTACCCTTCTTCGTTCTACATGGGAGTGCTGATAAAGTGACCGATCCACTTGCTTCTCAGGACTTGTACAATGAGGCTGCTTCAAAGTACAAGCACATAAAGCTCTATGAGGGGTTCTTGCACGATCTTCTCTTTGAACCCGAGCGTGAAGAAATCGGGCAAGATATTATCAATTGGATGGAGATGAAGCTAAGTGGCTATCATTATTAG
- the LOC139844946 gene encoding lachrymatory-factor synthase-like yields the protein MDEKTKPSKWEGKASRELETIKADQIWPLFEDFCTIHKWLPNINTCHHVEGVHGQPGLVRYCESSSNDIIKWCHEKLISIDPVERYLSYEVKENNIGFKRYVAEQKVIEIESGCKIEWLFVADPIEGWGLEDLCGYIESSLNSMVDRMEKVLQAATN from the coding sequence ATGGATGAAAAAACCAAACCTTCAAAATGGGAAGGCAAAGCAAGTAGAGAACTAGAAACCATAAAAGCTGACCAAATATGGCCACTTTTTGAAGACTTTTGCACCATACACAAATGGCTTCCAAATATAAACACATGCCACCATGTTGAAGGAGTTCATGGTCAGCCAGGTCTTGTACGTTACTGCGAATCATCGTCTAATGATATCATTAAATGGTGTCACGAAAAGTTGATATCAATTGATCCTGTTGAAAGGTATTTGAGCTATGAGGTTAAAGAGAATAACATCGGGTTTAAGCGCTATGTGGCTGAGCAAAAAGTTATTGAGATCGAAAGTGGGTGTAAGATCGAGTGGTTGTTTGTTGCTGATCCGATTGAAGGGTGGGGATTAGAAGATTTGTGTGGTTATATTGAATCGTCATTGAATAGTATGGTAGATAGAATGGAGAAGGTACTTCAGGCTGCTACTAACTGA